Genomic DNA from Candidatus Schekmanbacteria bacterium:
AGAAGAGAGATTATTTCTCCTACTTCTGATTCAAAATCACAGTGTGAGGTTATCAAAGTTATGGTATTGTTTTCATCAACGATACTTGCTTTTATGCCTTTTTTATGGGCTTTGAGCAGAAGATGGATATTTGCCAACATATGGTCGATGCGGCTTCCGGTGCATGCTAAAAAGACTGCTTCAGTTACTTTAAGGGAAATGGCAAGGTCAAGGGCAAGTTCAGTATCAGATTTGTCCTTATCAGGGCTGTGTCTGATTATTTGGCTTTTATTGAGAATTTCTTTGTTCAGTAAATGATTGTCTGCGGAGTCAAAGTCGCCAATGATATAATCTGGAATTGTTTCTGCTTCGATGCAGTATTTCAGTCCGCCGTCAGCACAAATCAATATTACATCAGAGCCAATATAATTCTTGATTGAGGAAATATCCTTCAGAGCACCTGCTGAAATAATCAGAGCTTTTCTTTTTTTAGAGTCCTTCATCATAAATTTTTTCTCTCAATTCATCTATGGCTTTTGCTCTTTTGTATTCTTGAGCTGAAGGTTCAGTGCCTTTTATAAAGGCAATTTCAATTGAGCCGGGTTCTCTATTCTTCAATGGTTCTCCAGTTTTGGGATTTACATTGATTAAAAGAACATTTGCCGGCTTTTTGAAACTGCCGGGCTTTCTATCTTTGTAAAAATTTTGAGCAAAATATTTCCACACAGGACCTGCAACGCCTCCTCCTGTTTGCCTTTTCCCCAATGAGATGCTGTTGTCATCATATCCTATATATACTCCTGCTGTAAATTCAGGGGTAAAACCGATAAACCAGGCATCCTTGAATTCATTTGTTGTCCCTGTTTTCCCTGCTGAAGGAATTCCTTTTATCCTTGTCCTTCTTGCTGTGCCGCGGCTAACTACAAAACTCAAAAGGTTTGTCATTGTATATGCCGTTTCTGGCGAGATTACCTGCTTTTTTTCTTCTATAGCTTTTTCTATGACCTCGCCTCTATTGTTTTCAATTGAAATAACGGCTGTAGGTTTTATTTTTATGCCAAGATTTGGAAAGACTGTGTAAGCAGAAGTTATATCAAGAAGAGGAACAGATTCTGAGCCAAGGGCGAGGGATAAATAAGGTTCAAGATTTTCTTTTATTCCCATTTTATGAGCTATAGAAATAACTGGCTTTGTCCCTACCTTCTGCAAAAGTCTTATAGTTGCAAGATTGCGTGATTCCTGAAGTGCCTGCTGAACTGTAATAAGTCCCTTGAATTTGCCGTCATAATTTTCAGGTTTCCACAAAGTACCGTCAGGCAATTCAGATGTAAAGGGCAGGTCAAGTATTTTTGTAAGTGCATTTATCTTGCGCGATTCTATTGCAGCCGTGTAGATGAACGGCTTGAAAGCCGAACCGGGCTGTCTTTTTGCCTGAAATGCCCTATTGAATTGGCTGAGGAGAAAGTTTCTTCCTCCCACCATTGCCTTTATATGTCCGGTGGAATTCTCTATGACAACAATTGCTCCATTTACTTCATCATAGTTTTCAAGGTTTAGAATGTAGTTTCCATCCTTGGATATGCTCTTTAAACTCACAAATACACAATCACCGGGTGTAAAGAAGGATTGGGGGTTGTCTATTTTTGCCCATTTCATCGAAGATGGAGGGATATATCCTGATACTTTGCCGATTGATACCTCTATGGTACCATTATTCTCGACTTCTTTTATTTTAGCGCAGTAAGTAATATCTTTTTCTAATTTTTCAACATCTGAAAAAGCGGAGATATATTCATCTTTTTTATCTTCGGGCACTTTGCTGAAAGGTTTTCTTCTTGAATATTCCATAAGCCCGCGGTTGAGGGCTTTCCTTGCATAGTCTTGGAGCTTTAAATCAAGAGTTGTTTTAATTTTCAATCCTTCCTTATATAGGGCTTTTGTGCCAAATTTGTTTTCTATGTATCTTCTTACATATTCCGAAAAATATGGAGCTTTGCTTACTTTTGATAAACCGGGATTGAGTTTTATTGGAGTCTTTATGAGTTTTTCATATTCCTCTCTGCTTATCATCTTTTCTTCAAACATTCTTTTAAGGACATAGTTTCGCCTTTGGCGGGCAAGCTCGATATTATTGTAGGGCGAATAACGTGAAGGAGCTTTTGGCAATCCTGCAAGGAGAGCGGCTTCCTCTGTGGTAAGGTCTTTGACATGTTTGTTGAAATATACGAAGGAAGCTGTTTCCACACCATAGGCGCCGCTTCCGAAATACAATTGGTTTAGATAAAGTTCGAGGATTTCATCTTTTGTGAATTCTCTTTCTATCTGAAATGCAATAAGCGCTTCCTTTATCTTCCTTGAAAGTTTTCTTTCAGGTGTAAGAAACAGGACTTTGGAAAGTTGTTGAGTAA
This window encodes:
- a CDS encoding PBP1A family penicillin-binding protein; amino-acid sequence: MDKKKKISSLESKVRTIFLILCALVSIFFGVIGGVIFSYIRDLPAIEKLREYEPDKVAQLYSANGELFAEFYIKRRMIVDFKDIPQSLKNAIIAVEDSNFYNHFGIDIKGITRAAISNLFAGRVTQGGSTITQQLSKVLFLTPERKLSRKIKEALIAFQIEREFTKDEILELYLNQLYFGSGAYGVETASFVYFNKHVKDLTTEEAALLAGLPKAPSRYSPYNNIELARQRRNYVLKRMFEEKMISREEYEKLIKTPIKLNPGLSKVSKAPYFSEYVRRYIENKFGTKALYKEGLKIKTTLDLKLQDYARKALNRGLMEYSRRKPFSKVPEDKKDEYISAFSDVEKLEKDITYCAKIKEVENNGTIEVSIGKVSGYIPPSSMKWAKIDNPQSFFTPGDCVFVSLKSISKDGNYILNLENYDEVNGAIVVIENSTGHIKAMVGGRNFLLSQFNRAFQAKRQPGSAFKPFIYTAAIESRKINALTKILDLPFTSELPDGTLWKPENYDGKFKGLITVQQALQESRNLATIRLLQKVGTKPVISIAHKMGIKENLEPYLSLALGSESVPLLDITSAYTVFPNLGIKIKPTAVISIENNRGEVIEKAIEEKKQVISPETAYTMTNLLSFVVSRGTARRTRIKGIPSAGKTGTTNEFKDAWFIGFTPEFTAGVYIGYDDNSISLGKRQTGGGVAGPVWKYFAQNFYKDRKPGSFKKPANVLLINVNPKTGEPLKNREPGSIEIAFIKGTEPSAQEYKRAKAIDELREKIYDEGL
- a CDS encoding thiamine diphosphokinase, which encodes MMKDSKKRKALIISAGALKDISSIKNYIGSDVILICADGGLKYCIEAETIPDYIIGDFDSADNHLLNKEILNKSQIIRHSPDKDKSDTELALDLAISLKVTEAVFLACTGSRIDHMLANIHLLLKAHKKGIKASIVDENNTITLITSHCDFESEVGEIISLLPMSEMVTGIKTEGLKYPLDDGIMEIGRPYGISNEAVGRKVSISIKSGILILIRAKD